From Kineosporia succinea, the proteins below share one genomic window:
- the fliG gene encoding flagellar motor switch protein FliG: MALATANEPLTGIRKAAIFLVQLGQEKAARIMGLLPEDIVEELTGEIVRLKEVSAIDAEAVLSEAHDNLAAQSGSRGGMDLARQLLAQSLGSDRAEEIMERLGASLAEMPFEGIRRADARQLLSFLADEHPQTIALVLAHLAPQQSAVVLSGLDQSLQAKVAYRIASMEPASPDVIRLVERELERRMTTVLGPQEMSTVGGVEPLVAIINRADRSTERMILEGLETVDQDLAETVRAQMFIFEDILTLDDKAIQLVLRNVESGDLALALKGVSPMVKEKITRNLSARAAENLVEEIDLLGAVRIKQVEEAQAKVVQEIRALEQTGQILIQRSDDDAMVE; encoded by the coding sequence ATGGCACTCGCAACCGCGAACGAGCCGCTCACCGGTATCCGCAAGGCCGCCATCTTCCTGGTCCAGCTGGGCCAGGAGAAGGCGGCCCGGATCATGGGCCTGCTCCCCGAGGACATCGTCGAGGAGCTCACCGGGGAGATCGTGCGCCTCAAAGAGGTCAGCGCGATCGACGCCGAGGCCGTGCTCTCGGAGGCCCACGACAACCTCGCGGCCCAGTCCGGGTCCCGGGGCGGTATGGACCTCGCCCGTCAGCTGCTGGCGCAGAGCCTCGGCAGCGACCGGGCCGAGGAGATCATGGAGCGCCTCGGCGCCTCCCTGGCCGAGATGCCGTTCGAGGGCATCCGCCGGGCCGACGCCCGGCAGCTGCTCTCGTTCCTCGCCGACGAGCACCCGCAGACCATCGCCCTGGTCCTGGCCCACCTGGCACCGCAGCAGTCCGCGGTGGTGCTGTCCGGCCTGGACCAGAGCCTGCAGGCCAAGGTGGCCTACCGGATCGCCTCGATGGAGCCCGCCAGCCCGGACGTGATCCGTCTGGTGGAGCGGGAACTCGAGCGCCGCATGACCACCGTGCTGGGCCCGCAGGAGATGTCGACCGTGGGTGGTGTGGAGCCCCTGGTGGCCATCATCAACCGCGCCGACCGCTCCACCGAGCGCATGATCCTGGAAGGGCTGGAGACCGTCGACCAGGACCTGGCCGAGACCGTCCGGGCCCAGATGTTCATCTTCGAGGACATCCTCACGCTCGACGACAAGGCGATCCAGCTGGTGCTGCGCAACGTGGAGAGCGGCGACCTGGCCCTGGCCCTCAAGGGCGTCAGCCCGATGGTCAAGGAGAAGATCACCCGCAACCTGTCCGCCCGGGCCGCCGAGAACCTGGTCGAGGAGATCGACCTCCTCGGTGCCGTGCGCATCAAGCAGGTCGAGGAGGCCCAGGCCAAGGTGGTCCAGGAGATCCGGGCCCTCGAGCAGACCGGTCAGATCCTCATCCAGCGCTCCGACGACGACGCGATGGTGGAGTGA
- the fliF gene encoding flagellar basal-body MS-ring/collar protein FliF, which yields MSPQFNAKTITTRARTFANGFTAGQRAVVIVAVLGLLLGGYFLSRYLSQPDWTPLYGGLSGEDASAITEQLDTDGVPYKLADQGSAILVPKEQVYSERIKLAAAGLDGSTDSSKDGWSLLDEQGITATEFQQNVAYQRALSGELSKTLEAMDGVENAVVQLAIPEQSVFTDDDQNPTASVLLKLRTGMELTDSQVTSITNLVGGSVANLSPDKVTVTDQSGNLLSSGSGGTAGAANDAGKTDTQTAAFEKRMNTAVEDVLNAVVGPNNSKVQVNASLNFDEKQATNKIYTMTTPTPLPLNDATVNEQYNGNGAAAGGTLGQTLPTPLSSAGGTGSYQRTQQTVNNAVNQSVEQVNSAPGKVERMTVAVVLNSKVQAAGLTANTASSLVSAALGLDPARGDSVQVSQLPFDTTAADAATKALADQASAERTATYLNLAKQIGLVLLVIIALLVFMRRRKKKQLEEEEARVEATASDLPDNMLLSPQAIAGNQQLALAQEADLSRDRMRDEVSAMVDNQPDDVAAMLQGWLADRK from the coding sequence ATGAGTCCTCAGTTCAACGCCAAGACGATCACCACGCGGGCCCGCACCTTTGCCAACGGCTTCACCGCCGGGCAGCGCGCCGTCGTGATCGTGGCGGTCCTCGGCCTGCTGCTGGGGGGATACTTCCTCAGCCGCTATCTCTCGCAGCCGGACTGGACGCCGTTGTACGGCGGCCTGTCCGGTGAGGACGCCAGCGCGATCACCGAACAGCTCGACACCGACGGCGTGCCGTACAAGCTCGCCGACCAGGGGTCGGCGATCCTCGTGCCGAAGGAACAGGTCTACTCCGAGCGGATCAAGCTCGCCGCGGCCGGCCTCGACGGCAGCACCGACAGCAGCAAGGACGGCTGGTCGCTGCTCGACGAGCAGGGCATCACGGCCACCGAGTTCCAGCAGAACGTCGCCTACCAGCGCGCGCTCTCGGGTGAGCTGTCCAAGACCCTCGAGGCCATGGACGGGGTGGAGAACGCGGTCGTGCAGCTCGCCATCCCGGAGCAGAGCGTCTTCACCGACGACGACCAGAACCCCACCGCCTCGGTCCTTCTCAAGCTCCGTACCGGCATGGAGCTGACCGACAGCCAGGTCACCTCGATCACCAACCTGGTCGGCGGCTCGGTCGCGAATCTGAGCCCCGACAAGGTGACGGTCACCGACCAGAGCGGAAACCTGCTCTCCAGCGGCAGCGGCGGCACCGCCGGGGCGGCCAACGACGCCGGCAAGACCGACACGCAGACAGCGGCTTTCGAGAAGCGGATGAACACCGCGGTCGAAGACGTGCTGAACGCCGTGGTCGGGCCGAACAACTCGAAGGTCCAGGTCAACGCGTCACTGAACTTCGACGAGAAGCAGGCGACCAACAAGATCTACACGATGACGACGCCGACCCCGCTCCCGCTGAACGACGCCACCGTGAACGAGCAGTACAACGGCAACGGTGCGGCCGCCGGCGGAACGCTGGGCCAGACCCTGCCGACACCGCTCAGCTCCGCCGGGGGCACCGGCTCCTACCAGCGCACCCAGCAGACCGTGAACAACGCGGTGAACCAGAGCGTGGAGCAGGTCAACTCGGCCCCGGGGAAGGTGGAACGGATGACCGTCGCGGTCGTGCTGAACAGCAAGGTGCAGGCCGCCGGGCTGACCGCCAACACGGCTTCGTCGCTGGTCTCGGCCGCTCTCGGCCTGGACCCCGCCCGCGGTGACAGCGTGCAGGTGAGCCAGCTGCCGTTCGACACCACGGCGGCCGACGCGGCCACCAAGGCCCTGGCCGACCAGGCCAGCGCCGAGCGCACCGCGACCTACCTGAACCTGGCCAAGCAGATCGGCCTGGTGCTCCTGGTGATCATCGCGCTGCTGGTCTTCATGCGCCGTCGCAAGAAGAAGCAGCTCGAGGAGGAAGAGGCCCGGGTCGAGGCCACCGCCTCCGACCTGCCCGACAACATGCTGCTCTCGCCCCAGGCGATCGCCGGCAACCAGCAGCTCGCGCTGGCCCAGGAAGCGGACCTGTCCCGCGACCGCATGCGCGACGAGGTCTCCGCGATGGTCGACAACCAGCCCGACGACGTCGCCGCGATGCTCCAGGGCTGGCTGGCAGATCGGAAGTAG
- a CDS encoding flagellar hook-basal body complex protein FliE, producing MSIGPVSAVGAADPSQMISIDQLYSQMASGLSTSDVGSIEDIAIPGISADTTDNAAAARGKSFGTMLGEGLQSVENLDTTAQNKAISAATGDLDDVHDYVIASVEAQTAVELTTTLRNKALESFQQIMGMQL from the coding sequence ATGAGCATCGGACCCGTCTCCGCGGTCGGCGCCGCCGACCCCAGCCAGATGATCTCGATCGATCAGCTCTACAGCCAGATGGCTTCCGGGCTGAGCACTTCCGACGTCGGGAGCATCGAGGACATCGCCATCCCCGGCATTTCCGCGGACACCACGGACAATGCCGCGGCCGCTCGGGGCAAGTCGTTCGGCACCATGCTGGGCGAGGGCCTGCAGAGCGTCGAGAACCTCGACACCACTGCCCAGAACAAGGCGATCAGCGCAGCCACCGGCGATCTCGACGACGTTCACGACTACGTGATCGCCTCGGTCGAGGCGCAGACCGCCGTCGAACTCACGACCACGCTCCGGAACAAGGCGCTTGAGTCGTTCCAGCAGATCATGGGGATGCAGCTTTAA
- the flgC gene encoding flagellar basal body rod protein FlgC: protein MFDSLDISGSGMYVHQNWMDAVSDNIANVNTVRPSNEDAFQARYVIAQAVENGSTGAGVRVAGVELGDAQGRLVYDPEHPYADAQGYVRQPDIDMGDQMTQMVMAQRGYQANTANLDRVRAAYQAAIQMGRS from the coding sequence ATGTTTGATTCCCTCGACATCTCCGGCAGCGGCATGTATGTCCACCAGAACTGGATGGACGCCGTCTCGGACAACATCGCGAACGTGAACACGGTGCGTCCCAGCAACGAGGACGCCTTCCAGGCGCGGTACGTCATCGCCCAGGCCGTGGAGAACGGCAGCACCGGAGCGGGCGTGCGGGTCGCCGGCGTGGAACTCGGCGACGCCCAGGGCCGCCTGGTCTACGACCCCGAGCACCCCTACGCCGACGCCCAGGGTTACGTGCGTCAGCCCGACATCGACATGGGCGACCAGATGACCCAGATGGTGATGGCGCAGCGCGGTTACCAGGCGAACACCGCCAACCTCGACCGGGTGCGGGCCGCCTACCAGGCCGCGATCCAGATGGGACGTAGCTGA
- a CDS encoding flagellar basal body rod protein FlgB, producing MSMLDDVSITALHSALDGLSQRQKALSDDIANVNTPYYRARSVNFEGQLKQALWNGDDPTQVVTPTVEYSGAAGNLTGNNVDLNQATVDSVKTEMSYELALRATGDRFSLLRAAIRSN from the coding sequence ATGTCCATGCTCGACGACGTGTCGATCACTGCGCTGCACTCCGCACTGGACGGTCTGTCCCAGCGGCAGAAAGCCCTGAGCGACGACATCGCCAACGTCAACACCCCGTACTACCGGGCGCGCTCGGTCAATTTCGAGGGTCAGCTGAAGCAGGCACTGTGGAACGGCGACGACCCGACCCAGGTCGTCACCCCCACCGTCGAGTACTCCGGCGCCGCGGGCAATCTCACCGGCAACAACGTCGACCTGAACCAGGCCACGGTCGACAGCGTCAAGACCGAGATGAGCTACGAGCTGGCGCTGCGCGCCACCGGCGACCGATTCAGCCTGCTGCGTGCGGCGATCAGGAGCAACTGA
- a CDS encoding flagellar export chaperone FliS, which yields MPNGLARSRYADDTAHTASPQRLLTMLYDRLIGDLAVAEAAMRTNDHAAVGSRIQHAQEILLELWSSLDTTAWPEGEGLKALYLWMVSELNSSRIPPAPERILAVREMLEPLRDTWKQALTLEAASSPSPVG from the coding sequence ATGCCGAACGGACTGGCCCGGTCGCGCTACGCGGACGACACCGCTCACACGGCCTCCCCGCAACGCCTGCTGACGATGCTCTACGACCGCCTGATCGGTGATCTCGCGGTGGCCGAGGCGGCGATGCGGACCAACGACCATGCCGCCGTCGGAAGCCGCATCCAGCACGCCCAGGAGATCCTCCTGGAGCTGTGGAGCAGCCTGGACACCACGGCCTGGCCGGAGGGCGAGGGTCTCAAGGCCCTGTACCTCTGGATGGTCAGCGAGCTCAACAGCAGCCGGATCCCCCCGGCCCCCGAACGCATCCTGGCGGTCCGCGAGATGCTCGAGCCGTTGCGTGACACCTGGAAGCAGGCGCTCACCCTCGAGGCCGCGTCCAGCCCGTCCCCGGTGGGCTGA
- the fliD gene encoding flagellar filament capping protein FliD produces MALTLGGLASGLQTTDIINQLVAVQGNSQTLLKTRQTEQNSAVSAYSSMLSSIGSLVTQMSTLAKTDGWATTSATSSSTSVSATATGSVANSLTFDVTAVAAAHSVISDGSVSSLGANVAASGTIELDKNGTKTSINVGTGTLSEVVSAINSSNAGVTASAVQTSPGTYRLQISSTTTGSASSFTVAGLSGFSGASGAMVPLTTGTDAKIRVGDPATGYDITSSTNTFTDVAQGLSFTVSKVESGVTVKSAVDTTKVSDQISGVVTNINNLLSSISSNTAWDASSKKGGPLLGDSTVRQLSQQILSTVAGLNAPGLSVTSGGQLQFDKTTFDTAYKSDPAGTMAKYGASSSFAAASGTAASATYTNATAATQAGTYGVNVTSQAKAEQWQVIPPNSGVVGRTVALLRGTTTVKYDIPANESNVDAAAKLNTMLAQQGMGITASADSSGGGITFTATNPGSAGSFSVTQTETAGGATYGTSTQKEEGADIKGTINGVEATGIGNILSVPVDSDDPAAGLSVQVTSTAVGNIGDITYKPGLAQQFGSLFTQMSDSQTGSLVQAQTTAKAQVKDLQTQIDAWTDRLEAYRTSITAKFTAMETSLSSLKAQQSSLTSFFNSSSSSSS; encoded by the coding sequence ATGGCATTAACTCTCGGAGGCCTCGCCTCTGGCTTACAGACCACCGACATCATCAACCAGCTGGTCGCGGTCCAGGGAAACTCCCAGACCCTGCTGAAGACGCGCCAGACCGAGCAGAACAGCGCCGTCAGCGCCTACAGCTCGATGCTGAGCAGCATCGGCTCACTGGTCACCCAGATGAGCACGCTGGCCAAGACCGACGGCTGGGCGACCACCTCGGCCACGTCGAGCTCGACCTCCGTCTCGGCGACGGCGACCGGCAGCGTGGCGAACTCGCTCACCTTCGACGTGACGGCGGTCGCCGCCGCCCACTCGGTCATCTCGGACGGCTCGGTCTCCTCGCTCGGGGCGAACGTCGCCGCCTCCGGAACCATCGAGCTGGACAAGAACGGCACCAAGACCTCGATCAACGTCGGCACCGGCACGCTGAGCGAGGTGGTCTCGGCCATCAACAGCTCCAACGCCGGCGTCACCGCGTCGGCCGTGCAGACCTCCCCCGGCACGTACCGGCTCCAGATCTCCTCCACGACCACCGGTTCCGCGTCCAGCTTCACCGTCGCCGGGCTCTCCGGCTTCTCCGGGGCCAGCGGCGCGATGGTGCCTCTGACCACCGGCACCGACGCCAAGATCCGCGTCGGTGACCCGGCCACCGGTTACGACATCACCTCGTCGACCAACACCTTCACCGACGTCGCCCAGGGCCTGTCGTTCACCGTCAGCAAGGTCGAGTCGGGCGTCACGGTCAAGAGCGCCGTCGACACCACCAAGGTGAGCGACCAGATCTCCGGCGTCGTCACCAACATCAACAACCTGCTGAGCTCGATCTCGTCGAACACCGCCTGGGACGCCAGTTCCAAGAAGGGCGGGCCGCTGCTCGGTGACAGCACCGTGCGGCAGCTATCGCAGCAGATCCTGAGCACCGTCGCCGGCCTGAACGCCCCCGGCCTGTCGGTGACCTCGGGCGGCCAGCTGCAGTTCGACAAGACCACGTTCGACACGGCCTACAAGTCCGACCCGGCCGGCACGATGGCGAAGTACGGTGCCAGCTCGTCGTTCGCGGCCGCCTCGGGCACCGCGGCCAGCGCGACCTACACCAACGCCACCGCCGCCACCCAGGCCGGCACCTACGGCGTCAACGTGACCTCGCAGGCGAAGGCCGAGCAGTGGCAGGTCATCCCGCCCAACTCCGGTGTCGTCGGCCGCACGGTGGCGCTGCTGCGCGGCACCACCACGGTCAAGTACGACATCCCGGCGAACGAGTCCAACGTCGACGCGGCCGCCAAGCTCAACACCATGCTGGCCCAGCAGGGCATGGGCATCACCGCCAGCGCGGACAGCTCGGGCGGCGGCATCACCTTCACCGCCACGAACCCGGGCTCGGCGGGCTCCTTCTCGGTCACCCAGACCGAGACCGCGGGCGGCGCCACCTACGGCACCTCCACGCAGAAGGAGGAGGGCGCCGACATCAAGGGCACCATCAACGGTGTCGAGGCAACCGGTATCGGAAACATCCTCTCCGTGCCGGTCGACTCCGACGACCCGGCCGCCGGCCTCTCGGTGCAGGTGACCAGCACGGCCGTCGGCAACATCGGTGACATCACCTACAAGCCCGGTCTGGCCCAGCAGTTCGGGTCGCTCTTCACCCAGATGAGCGACTCGCAGACCGGCAGCCTGGTGCAGGCCCAGACCACGGCCAAGGCCCAGGTGAAGGATCTGCAGACGCAGATCGACGCCTGGACCGACCGGCTCGAGGCCTACCGCACCAGCATCACCGCGAAGTTCACCGCGATGGAGACCTCGCTCTCCTCGCTGAAGGCACAGCAGAGCTCGCTCACGAGCTTCTTCAACAGCAGCAGCTCCTCGTCCAGCTGA
- a CDS encoding flagellin N-terminal helical domain-containing protein yields the protein MGLYVTSNVAALNAYRNLSATQTSQSSSLEKLSSGYRINKAADDAAGLAISQGLQSQIGGLSVAVRNAQDAISVVQTADGALNETQAILQRMRNLAVQASSGGSQGANAQAASQTEFAQLQSEINRISQTTNFNGQNLLDGTYTGTFQIGANNTDNDRITADLTGTAMSTDGLAITDAALTDTAAAQAAIDSIDAALETVSTTRATLGAYQNRFQHTVNNLNVSVENLTASNARIQDTDMASEMVSFTQAQILSQAGTAMLAQANQQPQSILKLLQ from the coding sequence ATGGGTCTCTACGTGACCAGCAACGTTGCCGCCCTCAACGCCTACCGGAACCTGAGCGCGACTCAGACCAGCCAGAGCAGCTCCCTCGAGAAGCTGTCCAGTGGTTACCGCATCAACAAGGCGGCTGACGACGCGGCCGGCCTGGCGATCTCTCAGGGTCTGCAGTCGCAGATCGGCGGTCTTTCCGTTGCAGTCCGTAACGCTCAGGATGCCATCAGCGTTGTCCAGACCGCTGACGGAGCGCTCAACGAGACGCAGGCGATCCTGCAGCGTATGCGTAACCTGGCCGTTCAGGCTTCGTCCGGTGGCTCGCAGGGCGCCAACGCCCAGGCCGCCTCGCAGACTGAATTCGCCCAGCTCCAGTCGGAAATCAACCGTATCTCCCAGACGACCAACTTCAACGGTCAGAACCTTCTGGACGGCACCTACACCGGTACCTTCCAGATCGGGGCGAACAACACCGACAACGACCGGATCACCGCCGACCTGACCGGTACGGCCATGAGCACGGACGGTCTGGCCATCACCGATGCCGCTCTGACGGACACGGCCGCGGCCCAGGCTGCGATCGACTCGATCGACGCTGCCCTGGAGACCGTGTCCACCACCCGGGCGACCCTCGGTGCCTACCAGAACCGGTTCCAGCACACGGTGAACAACCTGAACGTCTCGGTGGAGAACCTCACGGCCTCCAACGCGCGTATCCAGGACACCGACATGGCCTCCGAGATGGTCAGCTTCACGCAGGCGCAGATCCTGTCGCAGGCGGGCACCGCCATGCTGGCGCAGGCCAACCAGCAGCCGCAGAGCATTCTGAAGCTGCTGCAGTGA
- a CDS encoding sigma-70 family RNA polymerase sigma factor has protein sequence MADLLNSPPTSGKTASPRSAAEVEALVREHLPLVGYIARETSSRLPRHLDSDDLTGAGALALVQAAQSFDPSLGVPFARFANTRIRGAMIDQMRQRDWATRSLRSRARALAATSEALTVALGRTPVDSELAAASGLTESEIGEIRGGQDRASLLSLDSFTPEGEGLAATLRDPAPQPEDALVAAERVGYLRDAIAELPDRLRKVVSGYYLESRPLTELATELNVTQSRVSQLRAEGLELLREALSRLLEADAKAGAGAVTNPSQGARGRRRDAYVDAVARRSTVKRRVDVGRYLSANSDVDARL, from the coding sequence GTGGCCGATCTTCTGAACTCCCCCCCGACGTCCGGGAAGACCGCCTCCCCCCGTTCGGCGGCAGAGGTGGAGGCCCTGGTTCGTGAGCACCTGCCCCTGGTGGGTTACATCGCCAGGGAGACCTCCTCACGCCTACCGCGGCACCTGGACTCCGACGACCTCACCGGCGCCGGCGCGCTCGCCCTCGTGCAGGCGGCGCAATCGTTCGACCCCAGCCTGGGCGTACCGTTCGCGCGGTTCGCCAACACCCGCATCCGCGGCGCGATGATCGACCAGATGCGGCAGCGCGACTGGGCGACCCGTTCGCTGCGCAGCCGGGCCCGGGCCCTGGCCGCGACCTCCGAGGCGCTGACCGTGGCCCTCGGGCGTACCCCGGTCGACAGTGAACTCGCGGCCGCCTCGGGTCTGACCGAGAGCGAGATCGGCGAGATCCGCGGCGGTCAGGACCGGGCTTCCCTGCTGTCCCTCGACTCCTTCACCCCCGAGGGAGAGGGACTGGCGGCGACACTGCGCGATCCGGCCCCCCAGCCGGAGGACGCCCTGGTCGCGGCCGAACGCGTGGGGTATCTGCGCGACGCCATCGCCGAGTTGCCCGACCGCCTGCGCAAGGTGGTCAGCGGGTACTACCTGGAGAGCCGTCCGCTCACCGAGCTGGCGACCGAGCTCAACGTGACCCAGTCCCGGGTCTCGCAGCTGCGCGCCGAGGGCCTGGAACTGTTGCGGGAGGCCCTGTCCCGTCTGCTCGAGGCCGACGCCAAGGCGGGCGCGGGCGCCGTCACCAATCCCTCGCAGGGCGCGCGGGGCCGGCGCCGGGACGCGTACGTGGACGCGGTCGCGCGCCGTTCCACGGTGAAGCGGCGCGTGGACGTGGGCCGCTACCTGTCGGCGAACTCCGACGTCGACGCCCGGCTCTGA
- a CDS encoding flagellar protein FlgN, translated as MSLPDLAAVLWRQRELIERLCYRLECEQLLLAAGRMNRIAFAVSEVETVVEDLQVLELQRGAAADRAAVELGLPAGSGLSDLAAAAQPPWTGVLLEHRAALIALTAELHALADANKTMISSGMALVEAAMNSLGSLVPQQAVGYDATGHADSVAGRLPAVIDRVL; from the coding sequence ATGAGCCTTCCCGATCTCGCCGCCGTGCTCTGGCGACAGCGAGAACTGATCGAGCGGCTCTGTTACCGCCTGGAGTGCGAGCAGCTTCTGCTCGCCGCGGGCCGGATGAACAGAATTGCGTTCGCCGTGTCCGAGGTGGAGACGGTCGTCGAGGACCTGCAGGTGCTGGAACTCCAGCGCGGCGCCGCGGCCGACCGGGCCGCCGTCGAGCTGGGCCTGCCCGCCGGCAGCGGTCTGTCCGACCTCGCCGCGGCCGCCCAGCCGCCGTGGACCGGCGTGCTCCTGGAGCACCGGGCCGCCCTGATCGCCCTGACCGCCGAGCTGCACGCTCTCGCGGACGCCAACAAGACCATGATCAGCAGCGGCATGGCGCTGGTCGAGGCCGCAATGAACTCTCTCGGTTCGCTCGTCCCGCAGCAGGCGGTGGGGTACGACGCGACCGGCCATGCCGACTCAGTTGCCGGGCGTCTGCCCGCCGTCATCGATCGGGTGCTGTGA
- the flgK gene encoding flagellar hook-associated protein FlgK yields the protein MSFNILGNGLTGLQASQQALNVISQNIANASTPGYVRQRAILESQQTAPGAANVYTGNSTQFMGVAVTGVERIASAFKQAALNSAIGKQEALSAQAAPLDNVQGLLQEPGTTGFASQLNQFYTSWSNLGNAPTTGTSDGGAVINGAAAGVVIQQANTLASSLNTLSQGVASEYGNQYANLTGVVDQVNAAVQKVAQLNQQILQGQGSGSNVNSLLDQRDQAATEIVRLTGATAVTDDEGVMQVAVSGVTLVQGNAFNTVSITGSPTIDDNPDNPVSLMVGTVKAVPSGGQAAGVLSALNTDLPRISDTLDTVANGLRDAVNSVHTSGYTLAGTPGGEFFTGEGARGLTVAVGSADELAISSVSSASTDGSNAQKIGRLVDAAAASAALNGATAPQTVYTSMVTQIGTQLQGLNTAIDSQAGIVATAQSAVDSESGVDLNEELTNMILFQRSFQANSRVISAADEMLQSLIGMV from the coding sequence ATGAGTTTCAACATCCTGGGCAACGGACTGACCGGGTTGCAGGCGTCTCAGCAGGCGCTGAATGTGATCAGCCAGAACATCGCCAATGCCAGCACACCGGGATACGTGCGCCAGCGCGCCATCCTGGAGAGCCAGCAGACCGCGCCGGGCGCGGCGAACGTCTACACCGGTAACAGCACCCAGTTCATGGGTGTCGCCGTCACCGGGGTGGAGCGCATCGCCAGCGCCTTCAAGCAGGCCGCGCTCAACAGCGCCATCGGCAAGCAGGAGGCGCTGTCGGCGCAGGCCGCCCCGCTGGACAACGTCCAGGGGCTGCTGCAGGAGCCCGGCACCACCGGTTTCGCGAGCCAGCTCAACCAGTTCTACACGTCCTGGTCGAACCTCGGGAACGCGCCCACGACGGGCACTTCCGACGGTGGCGCGGTGATCAACGGTGCCGCCGCCGGCGTGGTGATCCAGCAGGCGAACACCCTCGCCTCCTCGCTCAACACCCTGTCGCAGGGCGTGGCCTCGGAGTACGGCAACCAGTACGCCAACCTGACCGGCGTCGTCGACCAGGTCAACGCCGCCGTGCAGAAGGTCGCGCAGCTCAACCAGCAGATCCTGCAGGGCCAGGGCTCCGGCTCCAACGTCAACTCCCTGCTCGACCAGCGTGACCAGGCGGCCACCGAGATCGTGCGGCTGACCGGCGCCACGGCGGTCACCGACGACGAGGGCGTGATGCAGGTCGCGGTCTCGGGCGTGACCCTGGTGCAGGGCAACGCCTTCAACACGGTGTCGATCACCGGTTCGCCCACCATCGACGACAACCCGGACAACCCGGTCTCGCTGATGGTCGGCACGGTCAAGGCCGTGCCCTCGGGCGGCCAGGCCGCCGGCGTGCTCTCGGCCCTGAACACCGATCTGCCCCGGATCAGCGACACTCTCGACACCGTGGCCAACGGCCTGCGGGACGCCGTGAACTCCGTGCACACCTCGGGTTACACGCTCGCCGGTACTCCGGGTGGGGAGTTCTTCACCGGAGAAGGCGCCCGGGGGCTCACGGTGGCGGTGGGTTCGGCCGATGAACTGGCCATCTCGTCGGTGTCGAGTGCCTCGACGGACGGGAGCAACGCGCAGAAGATCGGCCGCCTCGTCGACGCGGCGGCGGCCTCGGCGGCCCTGAACGGGGCCACCGCCCCGCAGACGGTCTACACCTCGATGGTGACCCAGATCGGTACCCAGCTGCAGGGTCTCAACACCGCGATCGACTCCCAGGCCGGGATCGTCGCGACGGCCCAGTCGGCCGTGGACTCCGAGTCAGGCGTCGACCTGAACGAGGAACTCACCAACATGATCCTCTTCCAGCGGTCCTTCCAGGCGAACTCCCGGGTGATCTCGGCCGCCGACGAAATGCTCCAGTCTCTGATCGGAATGGTGTGA
- a CDS encoding flagellin N-terminal helical domain-containing protein, protein MARVTTLGQVNQSLAALQASQTAASRLQEQAASGKRINKASDDPQGAAISMQLRDRQAANTQYARNGDFANGQLSTVDSTLQSIVTRFNQVRSNVIATTTTTNQQSRTALAAQVEQIKGELQGLYNTQYQGRSVFGGTSPLGAVDASGAYVGDGNPVTVQLNASSTVRVDVDGATIGAGDFSALLDEISAGIENGDAADSLAALDSLINSVITANGNVGAVQNRVTSSQTAITAQNADLTVSLAENEDVDYAEVLTKFSSQQVAYQAALGVTARINQTSLLDFLK, encoded by the coding sequence ATGGCTAGGGTGACCACGCTCGGCCAGGTGAACCAGTCGCTGGCCGCGCTTCAGGCCAGTCAGACGGCGGCCTCGCGTCTGCAGGAGCAGGCGGCCAGCGGCAAGCGCATCAACAAGGCGAGCGACGACCCGCAGGGTGCCGCCATCTCGATGCAGCTGCGCGACCGGCAGGCGGCGAACACGCAGTACGCCCGCAACGGTGACTTCGCCAACGGCCAGCTCTCCACGGTCGACAGCACGCTGCAGTCGATCGTCACCCGGTTCAACCAGGTGCGCAGCAACGTGATCGCGACGACCACCACCACGAACCAGCAGTCGCGCACCGCGCTCGCCGCCCAGGTCGAGCAGATCAAGGGCGAGCTGCAGGGCCTGTACAACACCCAGTACCAGGGGCGGTCCGTCTTCGGCGGTACCTCACCCCTCGGAGCGGTCGACGCCTCCGGGGCCTACGTCGGTGACGGCAACCCGGTGACGGTGCAGCTCAACGCATCGTCCACCGTGCGCGTCGACGTCGACGGGGCCACGATCGGGGCCGGCGACTTCAGCGCTCTGCTCGACGAGATCTCGGCCGGTATCGAGAACGGTGACGCCGCCGACAGTCTCGCCGCTCTGGACTCGCTGATCAACAGCGTGATCACCGCCAACGGCAACGTCGGCGCGGTCCAGAACCGGGTCACCTCGAGCCAGACCGCGATCACGGCGCAGAACGCCGACCTGACCGTCTCGCTCGCCGAGAACGAGGACGTCGACTACGCCGAGGTCCTCACCAAGTTCTCGTCCCAGCAGGTGGCCTACCAGGCCGCCCTGGGCGTGACGGCACGCATCAACCAGACGTCCCTCCTCGATTTCCTGAAGTAA